One part of the Arachidicoccus terrestris genome encodes these proteins:
- a CDS encoding RagB/SusD family nutrient uptake outer membrane protein, whose protein sequence is MKNKFIYFTAAVVLLITGSCKKFLEVQPEDKYLESQVFGNENAIQQALNGVYQNLASNALYGEALTNTDIEVMGQRFNTASQLSFQDYQTYNYTDVATEFERIWTAFYNNILQANQFVEKIDGAAQKGIISRQHAAELKGEAIGLRAFMHFDLLRIFGPVMKVAPTGEAIPYYTKADAKGQPILNATQVIDSVLTDLNKAKTLLSADPVITEGVDTASHNYYRGNRAQRFNYYAVIALEARVQLYKGDNGAAHAAAKEALTAIDKWFPWMPYTDILNNANPNRIFSPEVLFGIYNQNMYINYQTYFSPTLQNYTVLNALPGRLSAVFENNTNDYRYTTTWVAGGAGPELYFYKFADLTDQSKPWRFLQPLIRKSELYYILAETDPDPDHQRYYLNTVRNNRGLTNLVAGADMPAEIQKAYQKEFWGEGQLFFYYKRKALTTVPSGNSLGTIAPAYVVPLPVSETSPR, encoded by the coding sequence ATGAAAAATAAGTTCATTTACTTTACTGCCGCAGTTGTTTTACTTATCACTGGTAGCTGCAAAAAATTTCTCGAAGTGCAGCCCGAGGACAAATATCTTGAGTCGCAGGTATTCGGCAACGAAAACGCCATTCAGCAGGCTTTGAACGGAGTCTATCAAAACCTGGCGTCAAACGCGCTTTACGGAGAGGCGCTGACTAACACGGATATAGAAGTAATGGGCCAGCGATTCAATACGGCTTCCCAGCTATCGTTTCAGGATTATCAGACATATAACTATACCGATGTCGCTACCGAGTTTGAGCGCATCTGGACCGCCTTTTACAATAATATTCTGCAAGCTAATCAGTTTGTAGAGAAGATCGACGGTGCGGCGCAGAAAGGAATCATATCCCGACAGCATGCGGCGGAACTGAAGGGAGAAGCGATAGGTTTGAGAGCTTTTATGCATTTTGACCTGTTAAGGATATTCGGCCCGGTGATGAAAGTGGCGCCTACCGGCGAGGCAATTCCTTACTATACCAAGGCCGACGCAAAGGGGCAACCTATCCTTAACGCAACACAAGTGATTGATAGCGTATTAACGGATCTGAATAAGGCAAAAACGCTTTTATCAGCCGACCCGGTCATTACTGAGGGAGTCGACACAGCCAGCCATAATTATTACCGCGGCAATCGTGCTCAGCGTTTTAACTATTACGCCGTCATAGCCCTTGAGGCGCGCGTACAACTATATAAAGGAGACAACGGCGCGGCACATGCAGCTGCGAAAGAAGCATTAACGGCGATCGATAAATGGTTTCCCTGGATGCCCTATACCGATATTTTAAACAATGCGAATCCGAACCGAATATTTTCCCCCGAGGTACTCTTTGGTATATATAATCAGAATATGTATATCAATTACCAGACCTACTTCTCTCCTACATTGCAAAATTATACTGTACTGAACGCCTTGCCGGGAAGACTAAGTGCCGTGTTTGAGAACAACACAAATGATTACCGTTATACCACGACCTGGGTCGCAGGAGGGGCCGGACCGGAACTGTATTTTTACAAATTTGCCGACCTGACGGATCAGAGCAAGCCCTGGCGGTTCCTGCAGCCGCTTATCAGAAAGTCTGAACTGTATTATATATTGGCGGAGACCGATCCTGATCCGGACCATCAGCGATATTACCTGAATACCGTCCGCAACAACAGGGGCCTGACCAATCTGGTCGCAGGCGCCGATATGCCGGCAGAGATACAGAAAGCATATCAGAAGGAATTCTGGGGGGAAGGGCAGCTCTTTTTTTACTACAAGAGAAAGGCACTGACCACCGTGCCAAGTGGCAATAGCCTGGGCACGATCGCCCCCGCCTATGTCGTACCGCTTCCCGTATCTGAAACCAGTCCACGTTAA
- a CDS encoding TlpA disulfide reductase family protein, which produces MKKISLLLMAACSVGIIKAQDQQYTVQGRAEGFPAGQKVVLVRYDLANGRRDDSATLNAQGRFSFKGSVPTPQIGQLLFGNMESAICYLEKGIIKVDYKKGKRFPALSGTPLNKDFNDYYLMMDQLLDSANEADHPDRPYTRFSKELQKPRLRLMQQFVPKHRNSLLTLYQLNANVARFPDEASELAALYNQLTPEVQKTTEGKDMATLIRGLSSNKIGDMALDFSLPDTTGKLISLSDFRGKYVLLDFWATWCGPCLEEMPNVVNAYRKYHDKNFEIVGVSLDRPDTKELWKKVIRERQMDWVQVSDLKWWNSKAALLYNIQGVPANFLIDPKGKVIATNLRGPALQQKLAEIFRK; this is translated from the coding sequence ATGAAAAAAATAAGTTTACTATTAATGGCTGCCTGCTCGGTGGGCATTATTAAGGCACAGGATCAGCAATATACTGTGCAGGGCCGGGCGGAAGGTTTCCCGGCGGGCCAAAAGGTGGTTCTTGTCCGTTACGATCTGGCAAACGGCAGAAGGGATGATTCGGCGACCCTTAATGCCCAGGGTAGATTTTCTTTTAAAGGCAGTGTGCCGACCCCACAGATCGGACAGCTCTTATTCGGAAATATGGAGAGCGCCATCTGTTATCTTGAAAAGGGAATAATTAAGGTTGATTACAAAAAAGGAAAAAGATTTCCTGCCCTGTCGGGCACCCCTTTAAATAAGGACTTTAACGATTATTACCTGATGATGGATCAGCTACTGGATAGCGCGAACGAAGCCGATCATCCAGACAGGCCATATACACGATTCAGTAAAGAATTGCAAAAGCCGAGACTTCGACTCATGCAGCAATTCGTGCCCAAGCATCGAAATTCCCTTTTAACCCTTTATCAGTTGAATGCCAACGTTGCCCGTTTTCCAGACGAGGCCTCCGAACTGGCCGCTTTATATAATCAGCTGACACCTGAGGTGCAAAAGACGACAGAAGGAAAAGACATGGCAACCCTGATCCGGGGTTTAAGCTCCAACAAAATCGGTGATATGGCCTTAGATTTTTCTTTGCCGGATACCACGGGTAAGTTGATCAGCCTGTCTGATTTTCGCGGAAAATATGTGCTGCTCGATTTCTGGGCCACCTGGTGCGGGCCTTGTCTTGAGGAGATGCCCAATGTCGTGAACGCCTACAGGAAATATCATGACAAGAATTTTGAGATCGTAGGGGTCTCACTCGACCGGCCGGATACGAAAGAGCTTTGGAAGAAGGTAATCAGAGAAAGACAGATGGACTGGGTACAGGTAAGCGATCTGAAATGGTGGAACAGCAAGGCCGCATTACTCTATAATATACAAGGCGTGCCGGCCAATTTTCTGATAGATCCTAAGGGGAAAGTCATCGCGACCAACCTTCGTGGCCCCGCGCTGCAGCAGAAGCTGGCTGAAATCTTCAGAAAATAG
- a CDS encoding RNA polymerase sigma factor, protein MANELVALLKAGDQEAFSQLYHIYAPGIAGKILRLVKSKAIAEELLQDVFLKVWENRQTIDLDKSFRSYLFRIAENLVVDLFRRAAYNQKLLNYLAVNTSELYDPIADQELSQEIKTRLLKALDTLPPQRKKIYVLCKLEGKSYQEVSELLGISLSTINDHIVKATKALKSYASGQELTAVLLITAYLVK, encoded by the coding sequence ATGGCAAATGAATTAGTGGCTCTTTTGAAAGCAGGTGATCAAGAGGCGTTCTCACAATTATACCATATTTATGCACCAGGCATTGCCGGCAAGATTCTGCGGCTCGTGAAAAGTAAAGCGATCGCGGAGGAATTGCTGCAGGATGTATTTTTAAAGGTCTGGGAAAATCGTCAGACGATAGATCTTGACAAGTCCTTTCGGTCTTATCTGTTTCGTATAGCGGAAAACCTGGTAGTAGATCTATTTCGACGGGCAGCCTATAATCAGAAGCTTCTTAACTATTTAGCGGTCAACACATCAGAATTATATGACCCGATTGCAGATCAGGAACTTAGTCAGGAGATTAAGACAAGGCTGTTGAAGGCCTTAGACACACTTCCTCCCCAACGTAAGAAAATATACGTCTTATGCAAACTGGAAGGAAAGAGTTACCAGGAAGTAAGTGAGCTACTTGGCATCTCCCTTTCAACGATCAACGATCACATTGTCAAGGCTACCAAGGCCTTAAAGTCCTACGCCAGCGGCCAGGAACTGACCGCTGTGTTACTGATCACCGCCTACCTAGTAAAATAA
- a CDS encoding PKD-like family lipoprotein produces the protein MKKYLFYGVLSIILILTIASCAKDRGNYLYHPINEISFSNFDTAKGYQVLFGDSLKIHPTLSGTLDKNATGDYSYAWSWVTYNQFQNEIDSVFSTTKDLNAPVELFPGTYTLQYRVTDNGTGVTFQARTKVNVTTAVYEGYLLLNKIGGQSRLDMLSYDAAKGSFAKYIDVLKMQGSTVPMNGIPYQVYCATYVSSNIATRNYGIFILNSSGCNRIDQETFGYDPEMNIRSLFIGDVPEDFAPTHMMAEWIRGIVGYPQLYLFDGNGNVYSASSFSGYAFHYTPLNVYSAGAAPFPVASYGVTNGAAGSFYDVDKKAFAQNASYNSVVLNAPASSLNYPSGYNLIYMDKDYNNNAFAILEDPATSDRYLMRFPIGGAQTYFQKITGTDIAQATHFASSPAFGYLFYSVGGKVYEYDPSLRTSILMIDKGASNITYLNFQHFFNRGISTVNPKYSTWADYLNVASYGSSETSGTFELYNIPPINGQLTLVPGCSWTGFGEIVSVSYRER, from the coding sequence ATGAAAAAATATTTATTTTATGGTGTTTTGTCGATCATTTTGATACTGACAATCGCTTCCTGTGCCAAGGATAGGGGAAACTATTTATATCACCCGATCAATGAAATCTCATTTAGTAATTTCGATACGGCTAAAGGATATCAGGTGCTTTTTGGTGACAGCCTAAAGATTCATCCGACCCTCAGCGGAACGTTGGATAAAAACGCGACGGGTGATTACAGCTATGCCTGGTCCTGGGTCACCTATAACCAATTCCAGAATGAAATTGATTCAGTCTTTTCGACTACCAAAGACCTGAACGCGCCGGTCGAACTCTTTCCAGGTACCTACACCCTTCAATACCGGGTTACGGATAATGGAACCGGTGTAACCTTTCAGGCACGAACAAAGGTCAATGTCACCACAGCGGTGTATGAAGGCTACCTCCTGCTGAATAAAATCGGCGGCCAGTCAAGACTGGATATGTTATCATACGACGCCGCCAAGGGCTCATTTGCCAAATATATCGACGTGCTGAAAATGCAGGGGTCTACCGTTCCAATGAACGGGATACCTTATCAGGTATACTGCGCGACCTATGTCTCTTCAAATATCGCGACAAGGAACTACGGGATTTTCATACTGAACAGTAGCGGCTGTAATCGTATCGATCAGGAAACCTTCGGGTACGACCCGGAGATGAATATCCGTAGTCTATTTATCGGCGATGTACCGGAGGATTTCGCACCCACGCATATGATGGCCGAATGGATCCGCGGTATAGTCGGCTACCCGCAGCTGTATCTGTTCGACGGTAATGGAAATGTGTATAGCGCCTCCTCGTTTAGCGGTTATGCCTTTCATTATACACCCTTGAATGTCTACAGTGCCGGCGCGGCCCCATTTCCTGTAGCGTCATACGGTGTTACCAACGGTGCTGCCGGTTCGTTCTATGACGTCGACAAAAAAGCCTTCGCCCAGAATGCTTCCTATAACAGCGTGGTTTTGAATGCACCTGCCTCAAGCCTCAACTACCCCTCAGGTTATAATCTGATTTATATGGACAAGGATTATAACAATAACGCGTTCGCCATATTAGAAGACCCTGCTACCTCCGACCGGTATCTGATGCGCTTCCCGATCGGCGGGGCCCAGACTTATTTCCAGAAGATCACGGGCACGGATATCGCGCAGGCGACACATTTCGCTAGCAGTCCGGCATTCGGCTATTTGTTTTACAGCGTAGGCGGCAAGGTTTATGAGTATGACCCTTCTCTTAGAACCAGTATCCTTATGATTGATAAGGGCGCCAGCAACATAACTTATTTGAATTTCCAGCACTTTTTCAACAGAGGGATCTCCACGGTAAACCCAAAGTATTCCACCTGGGCAGATTATCTGAACGTGGCCTCCTACGGATCGTCTGAGACCAGCGGTACATTCGAGTTATACAATATTCCTCCGATTAACGGACAACTGACTCTGGTTCCCGGTTGCAGCTGGACAGGCTTCGGTGAAATCGTAAGTGTGAGTTACCGGGAGCGATAA
- a CDS encoding DUF4843 domain-containing protein, which yields MKQIFTVVLAFGIIAVACKKEEIMTYDAPDNIYFNYVPANAPLDTVGIAFGFSPASVKDTVYKVPLKCTGPVSTHDRTFSVAVDTGTTAVEGTHYILPSSFVFHANQLTDSLPVTIYRTADMQSEPIILRLKLVPSADFQVKVETTVDNFGDTINLTGFGIHITDMVVPGPYWTNVFQQYFGAFSTKKVALINQVTGMPLDYYITGWLTDFYLSSRCSYWAIKMANYLNQQKAAGNAVYEADGATPMTMGTSYQ from the coding sequence ATGAAACAAATATTCACCGTAGTGCTGGCATTTGGCATAATCGCAGTTGCCTGTAAGAAGGAAGAGATCATGACCTACGATGCACCTGATAATATCTATTTTAATTACGTACCAGCAAACGCGCCGCTGGACACAGTAGGTATCGCTTTCGGTTTTTCACCTGCATCGGTAAAGGACACAGTTTACAAGGTGCCGCTGAAGTGTACCGGGCCGGTGTCCACCCATGACCGGACGTTCAGCGTTGCCGTCGACACAGGCACAACGGCTGTTGAAGGCACTCATTATATCCTTCCCTCATCTTTTGTCTTTCATGCAAATCAGCTAACGGACAGTTTACCGGTAACCATCTACCGGACAGCCGATATGCAATCTGAGCCGATCATTCTGAGATTGAAACTTGTACCCTCAGCCGATTTTCAGGTGAAGGTCGAAACCACCGTCGATAATTTTGGGGATACGATCAACCTGACAGGTTTCGGCATACATATTACAGATATGGTGGTCCCGGGCCCTTACTGGACCAATGTGTTCCAGCAATATTTCGGCGCTTTCAGCACCAAAAAAGTAGCCCTAATCAATCAGGTCACCGGCATGCCGCTGGACTACTACATCACAGGATGGCTGACTGACTTTTATTTAAGTTCGCGCTGTTCTTATTGGGCCATTAAAATGGCCAATTACCTGAACCAGCAGAAGGCCGCCGGCAATGCCGTATATGAGGCCGATGGCGCGACGCCAATGACCATGGGCACTTCCTATCAATAA
- a CDS encoding SusC/RagA family TonB-linked outer membrane protein produces the protein MYKIFSQILCRQYFYALKPKQSFRMTIALLTLIFICLPSAQAQTAKISLKKKHITYDQVFREIKRQAGYDVVLISSRIQSTQKVDVNFSGTPLKDVLDTLLTPHHLGYVIQNKTIVIREISQGNSSAKQSDVARRQPEFHGRILDENNKPLIGATIAVKGTDRKTVTDKNGEFVFPNVNTGDIVEVSFVGYNPVTIVIQANNINNFMIQMTPVHNELKSIVITGGGITRNRESFTGAAAVYSGKDLKAIGNQNIIKSLATLDPTFVIVQNNAQGSNPNTAPNIEIRGKTTFSNVNNLNDQYSANPNQPLFILDGFESDLRTIYDLDMNRVASITLLKDAASTALYGSKAANGVVVVETKKPVPGKLQVYYTADLSMDIPDLSSYNLMNASEKLEFEKLAGLYYAPLGNQFGTQWQNDSIYNARLAQVARGVNTDWLVAPVRSGFTERHAVQISGGSKELMVQAGVDFRNQNGVMKGSDRNTWAGNIDITYRKNKVNITNILTVNNLVTNNSPYGSFQDFANANPYYPKNTNSPFLDPGINQAPNPLYNASLYSINQSKTFGLNEKIQGIYSFTHHFRLEGGLQFSKSSTNGVIFIPPDNTAFAGMSPYQQGSYTDSIAENTSYSAYLTASYARVFGKHQITANIRGDIQSTNFNFSSFAATGFPFGTNGNPAFAYGYPTGGRPLSTTATQHTTGGLGSINYAYDGRFLLDATYRLDGASTFGVNNLYHPYYSVGIGWNLHNERFLKPVTWIDMFKLRANVGYTGNENIGQFTSTSVYTFLTGANFFGQGLTLTSLGNPDLDWQNTRQASFGTDFSFLKGRITGYVEYFDKFTSPLAIVAAGALPSSAGANSNYVINVGNLTTRGTDFNVRVSPIYDLNNRIVWTIGIMGQRQWSKYGGLANKLSSLNALAQSSGTLQRYQDGYSPDDIWAVKSAGIDPATGQELFFNKDGTMTFTYDPTQLVIAGNANPTIQGVISSNVAYKGFTLGLNLRYAVGGDIMNYALFNKVENLSVGQMVYNQDRRALYDRWKSPGDVSKFKAITLRGSSPISSRFVEQDSYLTAESFSLGYRIANKWLEKKFGIQALNMTVYTNEIFRVESILSERGTDYPYARTVSFSLNASF, from the coding sequence ATGTATAAAATTTTTAGTCAAATTTTGTGCAGGCAGTACTTTTATGCCTTAAAACCAAAGCAGTCATTTAGAATGACGATTGCCTTGCTGACGCTTATCTTCATCTGCTTACCTTCTGCTCAAGCCCAGACAGCCAAAATCAGTCTTAAAAAGAAGCATATTACCTATGATCAGGTATTCAGAGAGATAAAGCGGCAGGCCGGTTACGATGTCGTGCTAATCTCGTCACGGATACAGAGTACACAGAAAGTCGACGTCAATTTCTCCGGCACCCCCCTCAAAGATGTACTTGATACGCTTCTTACACCGCACCACCTCGGGTATGTTATACAGAATAAGACAATTGTGATCCGGGAAATCTCCCAAGGGAACTCCTCAGCCAAACAATCCGATGTGGCCCGAAGGCAACCTGAATTTCATGGACGCATATTGGACGAAAACAACAAGCCCCTCATAGGCGCCACTATTGCGGTAAAGGGAACGGACAGAAAAACGGTAACGGATAAGAATGGTGAATTTGTTTTCCCCAACGTCAATACGGGTGATATCGTAGAGGTCTCTTTCGTCGGGTATAATCCGGTAACCATAGTGATCCAGGCGAATAACATCAATAATTTTATGATACAAATGACCCCGGTCCACAATGAGCTAAAAAGTATTGTAATCACCGGTGGCGGGATCACCCGTAACCGCGAAAGCTTTACCGGCGCCGCAGCTGTATACAGTGGCAAAGATCTTAAGGCGATCGGCAATCAGAATATTATCAAAAGCCTTGCAACTTTAGATCCGACATTTGTCATTGTTCAGAATAATGCCCAGGGCTCTAACCCCAACACGGCTCCCAACATAGAAATCCGCGGTAAAACCACGTTCAGCAATGTCAATAACCTGAATGATCAATATAGCGCTAACCCCAATCAACCGCTTTTTATCTTAGATGGATTTGAAAGTGACCTCAGGACCATCTATGACCTTGATATGAACCGGGTCGCCTCGATCACCTTGCTGAAAGACGCCGCCTCTACCGCTTTATACGGATCAAAAGCTGCTAACGGCGTTGTCGTCGTTGAAACCAAAAAGCCCGTGCCAGGCAAACTGCAGGTATACTATACGGCCGATCTTTCCATGGATATTCCGGACCTGAGCAGCTATAACCTGATGAATGCCTCTGAAAAGCTGGAATTTGAGAAATTAGCCGGCCTCTATTATGCCCCTTTAGGAAATCAATTCGGAACGCAATGGCAAAATGACTCCATATACAACGCGAGGCTCGCGCAGGTTGCCCGAGGAGTGAATACGGACTGGCTGGTCGCTCCGGTTCGTTCCGGATTCACAGAAAGGCATGCCGTGCAGATCTCTGGCGGAAGCAAGGAATTAATGGTACAGGCCGGTGTCGATTTTCGGAATCAGAACGGCGTCATGAAGGGCTCCGATCGCAATACCTGGGCGGGAAATATAGATATCACTTACCGAAAAAACAAGGTGAATATCACTAACATACTTACGGTCAACAACCTCGTGACCAATAATTCTCCCTATGGTTCCTTCCAGGATTTTGCCAATGCGAATCCCTATTATCCTAAAAATACAAATTCCCCGTTTTTGGATCCCGGAATAAACCAGGCGCCCAACCCACTGTATAATGCCAGTTTGTATAGTATCAACCAAAGCAAGACCTTTGGCCTGAATGAAAAGATCCAGGGGATTTATAGTTTCACCCATCATTTCAGACTTGAAGGAGGCCTTCAATTCAGTAAGAGCAGTACCAACGGAGTGATTTTTATTCCGCCGGACAATACGGCATTTGCCGGTATGTCGCCCTACCAACAGGGCTCCTATACGGACAGTATAGCGGAAAACACTTCCTACAGCGCCTACCTTACGGCCAGTTATGCCCGTGTTTTCGGTAAACACCAGATTACGGCCAACATCCGGGGAGATATACAGTCGACCAATTTCAATTTTTCATCTTTCGCGGCCACTGGTTTTCCGTTTGGCACAAATGGCAATCCCGCCTTTGCTTATGGCTACCCCACAGGAGGCCGTCCCTTGTCCACTACCGCGACGCAACATACCACAGGGGGCCTTGGAAGTATAAATTACGCCTACGATGGCAGGTTCCTGCTGGACGCGACCTACCGGCTGGATGGAGCAAGCACATTTGGTGTCAATAATTTGTATCATCCTTATTATTCAGTCGGTATAGGCTGGAATTTACATAATGAACGATTTTTAAAACCCGTTACCTGGATCGACATGTTCAAGCTCCGTGCGAATGTCGGTTATACCGGTAACGAAAATATCGGCCAGTTCACGTCCACCTCGGTCTATACATTTTTGACCGGCGCGAACTTTTTCGGACAGGGGTTAACCCTGACTTCACTCGGGAATCCGGATCTTGACTGGCAGAATACCCGGCAGGCAAGCTTCGGTACGGACTTCTCATTTCTGAAGGGCAGGATCACCGGTTATGTCGAGTATTTCGATAAATTTACCAGCCCCTTAGCCATTGTTGCTGCGGGTGCCTTGCCGTCCTCTGCCGGCGCCAATTCCAATTACGTGATTAATGTAGGAAATCTGACCACTCGCGGGACAGATTTTAATGTGCGCGTATCGCCGATTTATGACCTGAACAACCGGATTGTCTGGACAATCGGCATTATGGGGCAGCGTCAATGGAGCAAATACGGCGGACTGGCGAATAAATTAAGTTCACTGAATGCGCTTGCCCAGAGCAGTGGCACCCTGCAAAGGTATCAGGATGGCTACAGCCCTGATGACATCTGGGCGGTAAAATCAGCCGGCATCGACCCTGCGACCGGCCAGGAGTTGTTCTTCAATAAGGACGGTACCATGACCTTTACCTACGATCCGACGCAACTTGTGATAGCAGGGAACGCGAATCCTACGATACAAGGGGTGATCAGCTCCAACGTGGCCTATAAAGGCTTTACGCTCGGATTGAATCTACGGTATGCCGTCGGCGGGGACATAATGAATTACGCGTTGTTTAACAAGGTCGAGAACTTGTCGGTGGGGCAAATGGTGTACAACCAGGACAGAAGGGCTCTATATGATCGCTGGAAAAGCCCCGGAGATGTCTCCAAGTTTAAAGCCATAACGCTTAGGGGTTCCAGCCCGATTTCATCGCGTTTTGTAGAACAGGACAGCTATCTCACCGCAGAGTCATTTAGTCTCGGCTATCGCATTGCCAATAAATGGCTGGAAAAAAAGTTCGGCATTCAGGCATTGAACATGACGGTTTATACCAATGAGATCTTTCGTGTCGAAAGTATCCTGAGTGAAAGAGGTACCGATTATCCTTACGCGCGTACCGTTTCATTCAGCCTAAACGCATCATTTTAA
- a CDS encoding FecR family protein yields the protein MAGTENIRILFEQYLDGQCSRTQVQELMLYFHTEHQDELRKLIRKEIERPEHEIKNPESELMVARVYKRLETQILKSRSLRLRRLGLRIAAAASIILVLSIGAYFLLHTPVPSQQIVQADNILPGGNKAILTLAGGQQIILNDLKDGTVAKQGTVNIIKSADGQVVYDASGVSVGQLITDNTITTPKGGQYEVTLPDHSHVWLNAASAITFPTAFQGTERRVKITGEAYFEVAKDKQHPFIVETATQQVQVLGTHFNIAAYDDALYTTTTLLEGRVKVSTNSGRMTTLNPNQQSVVKGGNVEVKEVIGEDAIAWKEGYFRFNNEPLEEALKKISRWYNVDISYRDEEIKHKTVYGTISRFSDLRGVIQLLDLTKAAKFELQGNKVIVLKYSSN from the coding sequence ATGGCCGGTACAGAAAATATCAGAATACTCTTTGAACAATATTTGGATGGACAGTGCTCCCGGACGCAAGTCCAGGAGTTGATGTTGTATTTTCACACTGAGCATCAGGATGAATTGCGAAAGCTAATACGCAAAGAGATCGAGCGTCCCGAGCACGAAATAAAAAATCCTGAAAGCGAACTGATGGTGGCCCGTGTTTATAAACGGCTGGAAACCCAGATCTTAAAATCCCGGTCGTTGCGACTACGCCGTCTCGGGTTAAGAATAGCCGCCGCCGCATCTATCATTTTAGTCCTGTCGATTGGAGCCTATTTCCTCCTGCACACACCCGTTCCGTCACAACAGATCGTGCAAGCTGACAATATTTTGCCGGGAGGCAACAAGGCGATCCTGACACTGGCAGGCGGACAGCAAATCATCTTAAATGATCTGAAAGACGGCACCGTCGCCAAACAAGGCACAGTAAATATCATAAAATCGGCGGATGGCCAGGTTGTCTATGACGCGTCCGGAGTGAGTGTAGGGCAGCTTATTACTGATAATACAATAACGACACCTAAAGGCGGGCAATATGAAGTAACGCTGCCTGACCACTCTCATGTATGGTTAAACGCGGCTTCCGCCATCACCTTCCCTACAGCGTTTCAGGGGACGGAAAGGCGCGTGAAAATTACTGGTGAAGCTTACTTTGAAGTGGCGAAGGACAAACAACATCCTTTTATTGTGGAAACAGCAACACAGCAAGTTCAGGTACTAGGTACCCATTTTAACATTGCTGCCTACGATGATGCGCTATATACCACCACTACACTGCTTGAAGGGCGCGTCAAAGTCAGCACGAACAGCGGCCGGATGACAACTTTAAATCCCAATCAGCAGAGTGTGGTGAAAGGTGGGAATGTGGAGGTAAAGGAGGTAATTGGGGAAGATGCCATCGCCTGGAAAGAAGGCTATTTCAGGTTTAACAACGAACCTTTGGAAGAAGCTTTGAAAAAGATCAGTCGCTGGTATAATGTCGACATCAGCTACCGCGATGAAGAAATAAAACATAAGACTGTCTACGGCACCATCAGCCGGTTCAGTGATCTAAGAGGCGTTATACAACTGCTGGATCTTACAAAAGCTGCTAAATTCGAGTTACAGGGCAACAAAGTGATCGTCTTAAAATATTCATCCAACTAA